A region from the Triticum urartu cultivar G1812 chromosome 1, Tu2.1, whole genome shotgun sequence genome encodes:
- the LOC125522062 gene encoding uncharacterized protein LOC125522062, with product MAPPQPHAALTVGGTTSRHARREAPQAAARPAGLGGKAHRAGQRWPEHGTPTPRPKHRRPRTATEHERRARRSGTPPLPHESPLVVEPLQRARAPPPPDPRGGFARRRLTGGGEEGAGRGRPLWWRDAPPSESPWGGQRGGLLPGKTFFLDLSVISTFLVHSYWGIQGTIVCRLHHYLHLGNG from the exons ATGGCTCCGCCGCAGCCCCATGCCGCCCTCACGGTCGGGGGAACGACCAGCCGCCACGCACGCCGTGAGGCACCGCAGGCAGCGGCCCGACCCGCCGGATTGGGAGGCAAAGCGCATCGCGCGGGCCAAAGATGGCCGGAGCACGGGACGCCCACCCCCCGCCCCAAGCACCGCCGCCCTCGCACCGCCACAGAGCACGAACGGCGCGCGCGGAGGAGCGGCACGCCGCCGCTGCCACACGAGTCCCCGCTCGTAGTCGAGCCGCTCCAGCGCGCcagagccccgccgccgccggatccgcGCGGGGGCTTTGCCCGGCGGAGGCTaacgggcggcggcgaggagggggCAGGCAGGGGGCGGCCGCTGTGGTGGCGAGATGCGCCGCCGTCCGAGTCGCCCTGGGGAGGACAACGCGGGGGCCTTCTCCCAGGGAAGActttttttctagatctttctgTAATTAG CACATTCTTGGTACATTCGTATTGGGGAATACAGGGGACAATCGTCTGTCGTCTCCATCACTATCTTCACCTTG GGAATGGCTAG
- the LOC125522021 gene encoding protein DETOXIFICATION 42 isoform X2, whose amino-acid sequence MDLLGVFFHGATLAFERDDLGREIMGIAVPGALALMADPLASLVDTAFIGRIGPVEIAAVGVSIVVFNQVTRIAVFPLVSVTTSFVAEEDATSSDRNKDEISGENEHNVSEMDELITHEENNATSSKSSFETDSSEINTEHKRKKIPSVSTALLLGGVLGLVETLLLVSCAKPILDFMGVKADTGMLNPALQYLVLRSLGAPAVLLSLAMQGVFRGLKDTRTPLYATVAGDAINIVLDPIFMFVFQYGVSGAAVAHVISQYFIAAILVCRLRLQVELLPPNLKHLPIGRFLKNGSLLLARVIAATCCVTLSASMAARLGPTQMAAFQICLQIWLASSLLADGLAFAGQAILASAFARKDHSKAKATASRLLQLGLILGLLLGLLLGVGLHTGSRLFTEDQGVLHHIYVAIPILVAIVSIAFIVTLANYSGFIGIWIALSIYMCLRMFAGLWRIGTARGPWAFLHS is encoded by the exons ATGGACCTGCTCGGCGTCTTCTTCCATGGCGCGAC GCTCGCGTTCGAGCGGGACGACCTCGGGAGGGAGATCATGGGGATCGCCGTGCCGGGCGCGCTCGCGCTCATGGCCGACCCGCTCGCGTCGCTCGTCGACACCGCCTTCATCGGCCGCATAG GTCCAGTAGAGATTGCAGCTGTGGGTGTATCTATTGTCGTGTTTAATCAGGTAACAAGAATTGCAGTGTTCCCCCTTGTGAGTGTCACAACATCATTTGTTGCAGAGGAAGATGCTACTTCCAGTGACAGAAACAAAGATGAAATAAGTGGCGAGAATGAACACAATGTTAGCGAAATGGATGAACTGATTACTCATGAAG AGAATAATGCCACATCCAGCAAATCGTCTTTCGAAACTGACTCAAGTGAGATCAATACTGAGCATAAGCGGAAAAAAATTCCATCAGTTTCTACAGCATTACTACTTGGTGGGGTGCTTGGTCTTGTTGAAACTCTGCTTCTTGTTTCCTGTGCAAAACCTATCTTAGACTTCATGGGTGTGAAAGCG GACACTGGAATGTTGAATCCTGCATTACAGTACTTGGTACTCAGATCTTTAGGTGCTCCTGCTGTTCTTTTATCTCTGGCAATGCAAGGGGTATTTCGTGGACTTAAAGATACAAGGACGCCTCTATATGCAACTG TGGCTGGAGATGCAATCAATATAGTTTTGGATCCAATATTTATGTTTGTGTTTCAGTATGGTGTCAGTGGTGCAGCAGTTGCTCATGTTATATCACA ATATTTCATTGCTGCCATACTCGTATGTAGACTACGCCTGCAAGTTGAACTACTGCCACCCAACTTGAAACATCTGCCGATTGGTCGGTTCCTTAAAAACG GTTCTCTGTTACTTGCCAGAGTTATTGCCGCAACATGCTGTGTAACACTATCTGCATCAATGGCTGCACGGCTAGGTCCAACTCAAATGGCTGCATTCCAGATTTGCTTGCAGATCTGGTTGGCATCTTCCCTTCTCGCTGATGGATTGGCTTTTGCTGGACAG GCTATACTTGCAAGTGCATTTGCTCGTAAGGACCATTCGAAGGCCAAGGCCACAGCTTCCCGCTTACTGCAG CTTGGATTGATCTTGGGGCTTCTCCTGGGCCTACTTCTAGGAGTTGGCCTCCATACAGGTTCGAGATTATTTACAGAAGACCAGGGTGTACTGCATCATATCTACGTGGCAATACCG ATACTTGTGGCGATTGTCAGCATTGCTTTCATTGTCACCCTCGCCAATTACAGTGGTTTCATTGGAATCTGGATAGCCTTGTCGATCTACATGTGCCTCCGCATGTTTGCAGGGTTGTGGAG GATTGGGACTGCACGAGGGCCATGGGCTTTCCTTCACAGCtga
- the LOC125522021 gene encoding protein DETOXIFICATION 42 isoform X1 — MDLLGVFFHGATLAFERDDLGREIMGIAVPGALALMADPLASLVDTAFIGRIGPVEIAAVGVSIVVFNQVTRIAVFPLVSVTTSFVAEEDATSSDRNKDEISGENEHNVSEMDELITHEENNATSSKSSFETDSSEINTEHKRKKIPSVSTALLLGGVLGLVETLLLVSCAKPILDFMGVKADTGMLNPALQYLVLRSLGAPAVLLSLAMQGVFRGLKDTRTPLYATVAGDAINIVLDPIFMFVFQYGVSGAAVAHVISQYFIAAILVCRLRLQVELLPPNLKHLPIGRFLKNGSLLLARVIAATCCVTLSASMAARLGPTQMAAFQICLQIWLASSLLADGLAFAGQAILASAFARKDHSKAKATASRLLQLGLILGLLLGLLLGVGLHTGSRLFTEDQGVLHHIYVAIPFVALTQPINALAFVFDGVNYGASDFAYAAYSLILVAIVSIAFIVTLANYSGFIGIWIALSIYMCLRMFAGLWRIGTARGPWAFLHS, encoded by the exons ATGGACCTGCTCGGCGTCTTCTTCCATGGCGCGAC GCTCGCGTTCGAGCGGGACGACCTCGGGAGGGAGATCATGGGGATCGCCGTGCCGGGCGCGCTCGCGCTCATGGCCGACCCGCTCGCGTCGCTCGTCGACACCGCCTTCATCGGCCGCATAG GTCCAGTAGAGATTGCAGCTGTGGGTGTATCTATTGTCGTGTTTAATCAGGTAACAAGAATTGCAGTGTTCCCCCTTGTGAGTGTCACAACATCATTTGTTGCAGAGGAAGATGCTACTTCCAGTGACAGAAACAAAGATGAAATAAGTGGCGAGAATGAACACAATGTTAGCGAAATGGATGAACTGATTACTCATGAAG AGAATAATGCCACATCCAGCAAATCGTCTTTCGAAACTGACTCAAGTGAGATCAATACTGAGCATAAGCGGAAAAAAATTCCATCAGTTTCTACAGCATTACTACTTGGTGGGGTGCTTGGTCTTGTTGAAACTCTGCTTCTTGTTTCCTGTGCAAAACCTATCTTAGACTTCATGGGTGTGAAAGCG GACACTGGAATGTTGAATCCTGCATTACAGTACTTGGTACTCAGATCTTTAGGTGCTCCTGCTGTTCTTTTATCTCTGGCAATGCAAGGGGTATTTCGTGGACTTAAAGATACAAGGACGCCTCTATATGCAACTG TGGCTGGAGATGCAATCAATATAGTTTTGGATCCAATATTTATGTTTGTGTTTCAGTATGGTGTCAGTGGTGCAGCAGTTGCTCATGTTATATCACA ATATTTCATTGCTGCCATACTCGTATGTAGACTACGCCTGCAAGTTGAACTACTGCCACCCAACTTGAAACATCTGCCGATTGGTCGGTTCCTTAAAAACG GTTCTCTGTTACTTGCCAGAGTTATTGCCGCAACATGCTGTGTAACACTATCTGCATCAATGGCTGCACGGCTAGGTCCAACTCAAATGGCTGCATTCCAGATTTGCTTGCAGATCTGGTTGGCATCTTCCCTTCTCGCTGATGGATTGGCTTTTGCTGGACAG GCTATACTTGCAAGTGCATTTGCTCGTAAGGACCATTCGAAGGCCAAGGCCACAGCTTCCCGCTTACTGCAG CTTGGATTGATCTTGGGGCTTCTCCTGGGCCTACTTCTAGGAGTTGGCCTCCATACAGGTTCGAGATTATTTACAGAAGACCAGGGTGTACTGCATCATATCTACGTGGCAATACCG TTTGTCGCTCTCACTCAACCGATCAACGCTTTAGCTTTTGTTTTTGACGGTGTCAATTATGGTGCATCTGATTTTGCATATGCTGCTTATTCATTG ATACTTGTGGCGATTGTCAGCATTGCTTTCATTGTCACCCTCGCCAATTACAGTGGTTTCATTGGAATCTGGATAGCCTTGTCGATCTACATGTGCCTCCGCATGTTTGCAGGGTTGTGGAG GATTGGGACTGCACGAGGGCCATGGGCTTTCCTTCACAGCtga
- the LOC125522021 gene encoding protein DETOXIFICATION 42 isoform X4 encodes MDLLGVFFHGATLAFERDDLGREIMGIAVPGALALMADPLASLVDTAFIGRIGPVEIAAVGVSIVVFNQVTRIAVFPLVSVTTSFVAEEDATSSDRNKDEISGENEHNVSEMDELITHEENNATSSKSSFETDSSEINTEHKRKKIPSVSTALLLGGVLGLVETLLLVSCAKPILDFMGVKADTGMLNPALQYLVLRSLGAPAVLLSLAMQGVFRGLKDTRTPLYATVAGDAINIVLDPIFMFVFQYGVSGAAVAHVISQYFIAAILVCRLRLQVELLPPNLKHLPIGRFLKNGSLLLARVIAATCCVTLSASMAARLGPTQMAAFQICLQIWLASSLLADGLAFAGQAILASAFARKDHSKAKATASRLLQELASIQVRDYLQKTRVYCIISTWQYRYLWRLSALLSLSPSPITVVSLESG; translated from the exons ATGGACCTGCTCGGCGTCTTCTTCCATGGCGCGAC GCTCGCGTTCGAGCGGGACGACCTCGGGAGGGAGATCATGGGGATCGCCGTGCCGGGCGCGCTCGCGCTCATGGCCGACCCGCTCGCGTCGCTCGTCGACACCGCCTTCATCGGCCGCATAG GTCCAGTAGAGATTGCAGCTGTGGGTGTATCTATTGTCGTGTTTAATCAGGTAACAAGAATTGCAGTGTTCCCCCTTGTGAGTGTCACAACATCATTTGTTGCAGAGGAAGATGCTACTTCCAGTGACAGAAACAAAGATGAAATAAGTGGCGAGAATGAACACAATGTTAGCGAAATGGATGAACTGATTACTCATGAAG AGAATAATGCCACATCCAGCAAATCGTCTTTCGAAACTGACTCAAGTGAGATCAATACTGAGCATAAGCGGAAAAAAATTCCATCAGTTTCTACAGCATTACTACTTGGTGGGGTGCTTGGTCTTGTTGAAACTCTGCTTCTTGTTTCCTGTGCAAAACCTATCTTAGACTTCATGGGTGTGAAAGCG GACACTGGAATGTTGAATCCTGCATTACAGTACTTGGTACTCAGATCTTTAGGTGCTCCTGCTGTTCTTTTATCTCTGGCAATGCAAGGGGTATTTCGTGGACTTAAAGATACAAGGACGCCTCTATATGCAACTG TGGCTGGAGATGCAATCAATATAGTTTTGGATCCAATATTTATGTTTGTGTTTCAGTATGGTGTCAGTGGTGCAGCAGTTGCTCATGTTATATCACA ATATTTCATTGCTGCCATACTCGTATGTAGACTACGCCTGCAAGTTGAACTACTGCCACCCAACTTGAAACATCTGCCGATTGGTCGGTTCCTTAAAAACG GTTCTCTGTTACTTGCCAGAGTTATTGCCGCAACATGCTGTGTAACACTATCTGCATCAATGGCTGCACGGCTAGGTCCAACTCAAATGGCTGCATTCCAGATTTGCTTGCAGATCTGGTTGGCATCTTCCCTTCTCGCTGATGGATTGGCTTTTGCTGGACAG GCTATACTTGCAAGTGCATTTGCTCGTAAGGACCATTCGAAGGCCAAGGCCACAGCTTCCCGCTTACTGCAG GAGTTGGCCTCCATACAGGTTCGAGATTATTTACAGAAGACCAGGGTGTACTGCATCATATCTACGTGGCAATACCG ATACTTGTGGCGATTGTCAGCATTGCTTTCATTGTCACCCTCGCCAATTACAGTGGTTTCATTGGAATCTGGATAG
- the LOC125522021 gene encoding protein DETOXIFICATION 42 isoform X3, which translates to MDLLGVFFHGATLAFERDDLGREIMGIAVPGALALMADPLASLVDTAFIGRIGPVEIAAVGVSIVVFNQVTRIAVFPLVSVTTSFVAEEDATSSDRNKDEISGENEHNVSEMDELITHEENNATSSKSSFETDSSEINTEHKRKKIPSVSTALLLGGVLGLVETLLLVSCAKPILDFMGVKADTGMLNPALQYLVLRSLGAPAVLLSLAMQGVFRGLKDTRTPLYATVAGDAINIVLDPIFMFVFQYGVSGAAVAHVISQYFIAAILVCRLRLQVELLPPNLKHLPIGRFLKNGSLLLARVIAATCCVTLSASMAARLGPTQMAAFQICLQIWLASSLLADGLAFAGQAILASAFARKDHSKAKATASRLLQLGLILGLLLGLLLGVGLHTGSRLFTEDQGVLHHIYVAIPFILESMTIFSYTPI; encoded by the exons ATGGACCTGCTCGGCGTCTTCTTCCATGGCGCGAC GCTCGCGTTCGAGCGGGACGACCTCGGGAGGGAGATCATGGGGATCGCCGTGCCGGGCGCGCTCGCGCTCATGGCCGACCCGCTCGCGTCGCTCGTCGACACCGCCTTCATCGGCCGCATAG GTCCAGTAGAGATTGCAGCTGTGGGTGTATCTATTGTCGTGTTTAATCAGGTAACAAGAATTGCAGTGTTCCCCCTTGTGAGTGTCACAACATCATTTGTTGCAGAGGAAGATGCTACTTCCAGTGACAGAAACAAAGATGAAATAAGTGGCGAGAATGAACACAATGTTAGCGAAATGGATGAACTGATTACTCATGAAG AGAATAATGCCACATCCAGCAAATCGTCTTTCGAAACTGACTCAAGTGAGATCAATACTGAGCATAAGCGGAAAAAAATTCCATCAGTTTCTACAGCATTACTACTTGGTGGGGTGCTTGGTCTTGTTGAAACTCTGCTTCTTGTTTCCTGTGCAAAACCTATCTTAGACTTCATGGGTGTGAAAGCG GACACTGGAATGTTGAATCCTGCATTACAGTACTTGGTACTCAGATCTTTAGGTGCTCCTGCTGTTCTTTTATCTCTGGCAATGCAAGGGGTATTTCGTGGACTTAAAGATACAAGGACGCCTCTATATGCAACTG TGGCTGGAGATGCAATCAATATAGTTTTGGATCCAATATTTATGTTTGTGTTTCAGTATGGTGTCAGTGGTGCAGCAGTTGCTCATGTTATATCACA ATATTTCATTGCTGCCATACTCGTATGTAGACTACGCCTGCAAGTTGAACTACTGCCACCCAACTTGAAACATCTGCCGATTGGTCGGTTCCTTAAAAACG GTTCTCTGTTACTTGCCAGAGTTATTGCCGCAACATGCTGTGTAACACTATCTGCATCAATGGCTGCACGGCTAGGTCCAACTCAAATGGCTGCATTCCAGATTTGCTTGCAGATCTGGTTGGCATCTTCCCTTCTCGCTGATGGATTGGCTTTTGCTGGACAG GCTATACTTGCAAGTGCATTTGCTCGTAAGGACCATTCGAAGGCCAAGGCCACAGCTTCCCGCTTACTGCAG CTTGGATTGATCTTGGGGCTTCTCCTGGGCCTACTTCTAGGAGTTGGCCTCCATACAGGTTCGAGATTATTTACAGAAGACCAGGGTGTACTGCATCATATCTACGTGGCAATACCG TTCATACTTGAGAGCATGACAATCTTCTCTTATACTCCTATTTAA
- the LOC125522021 gene encoding protein DETOXIFICATION 42 isoform X6, whose product MDLLGVFFHGATLAFERDDLGREIMGIAVPGALALMADPLASLVDTAFIGRIGPVEIAAVGVSIVVFNQVTRIAVFPLVSVTTSFVAEEDATSSDRNKDEISGENEHNVSEMDELITHEENNATSSKSSFETDSSEINTEHKRKKIPSVSTALLLGGVLGLVETLLLVSCAKPILDFMGVKADTGMLNPALQYLVLRSLGAPAVLLSLAMQGVFRGLKDTRTPLYATVAGDAINIVLDPIFMFVFQYGVSGAAVAHVISQYFIAAILVCRLRLQVELLPPNLKHLPIGRFLKNGSLLLARVIAATCCVTLSASMAARLGPTQMAAFQICLQIWLASSLLADGLAFAGQAILASAFARKDHSKAKATASRLLQELASIQVRDYLQKTRVYCIISTWQYRSYLRA is encoded by the exons ATGGACCTGCTCGGCGTCTTCTTCCATGGCGCGAC GCTCGCGTTCGAGCGGGACGACCTCGGGAGGGAGATCATGGGGATCGCCGTGCCGGGCGCGCTCGCGCTCATGGCCGACCCGCTCGCGTCGCTCGTCGACACCGCCTTCATCGGCCGCATAG GTCCAGTAGAGATTGCAGCTGTGGGTGTATCTATTGTCGTGTTTAATCAGGTAACAAGAATTGCAGTGTTCCCCCTTGTGAGTGTCACAACATCATTTGTTGCAGAGGAAGATGCTACTTCCAGTGACAGAAACAAAGATGAAATAAGTGGCGAGAATGAACACAATGTTAGCGAAATGGATGAACTGATTACTCATGAAG AGAATAATGCCACATCCAGCAAATCGTCTTTCGAAACTGACTCAAGTGAGATCAATACTGAGCATAAGCGGAAAAAAATTCCATCAGTTTCTACAGCATTACTACTTGGTGGGGTGCTTGGTCTTGTTGAAACTCTGCTTCTTGTTTCCTGTGCAAAACCTATCTTAGACTTCATGGGTGTGAAAGCG GACACTGGAATGTTGAATCCTGCATTACAGTACTTGGTACTCAGATCTTTAGGTGCTCCTGCTGTTCTTTTATCTCTGGCAATGCAAGGGGTATTTCGTGGACTTAAAGATACAAGGACGCCTCTATATGCAACTG TGGCTGGAGATGCAATCAATATAGTTTTGGATCCAATATTTATGTTTGTGTTTCAGTATGGTGTCAGTGGTGCAGCAGTTGCTCATGTTATATCACA ATATTTCATTGCTGCCATACTCGTATGTAGACTACGCCTGCAAGTTGAACTACTGCCACCCAACTTGAAACATCTGCCGATTGGTCGGTTCCTTAAAAACG GTTCTCTGTTACTTGCCAGAGTTATTGCCGCAACATGCTGTGTAACACTATCTGCATCAATGGCTGCACGGCTAGGTCCAACTCAAATGGCTGCATTCCAGATTTGCTTGCAGATCTGGTTGGCATCTTCCCTTCTCGCTGATGGATTGGCTTTTGCTGGACAG GCTATACTTGCAAGTGCATTTGCTCGTAAGGACCATTCGAAGGCCAAGGCCACAGCTTCCCGCTTACTGCAG GAGTTGGCCTCCATACAGGTTCGAGATTATTTACAGAAGACCAGGGTGTACTGCATCATATCTACGTGGCAATACCG TTCATACTTGAGAGCATGA
- the LOC125522021 gene encoding protein DETOXIFICATION 42 isoform X5, which translates to MDLLGVFFHGATLAFERDDLGREIMGIAVPGALALMADPLASLVDTAFIGRIGPVEIAAVGVSIVVFNQVTRIAVFPLVSVTTSFVAEEDATSSDRNKDEISGENEHNVSEMDELITHEENNATSSKSSFETDSSEINTEHKRKKIPSVSTALLLGGVLGLVETLLLVSCAKPILDFMGVKADTGMLNPALQYLVLRSLGAPAVLLSLAMQGVFRGLKDTRTPLYATVAGDAINIVLDPIFMFVFQYGVSGAAVAHVISQYFIAAILVCRLRLQVELLPPNLKHLPIGRFLKNGSLLLARVIAATCCVTLSASMAARLGPTQMAAFQICLQIWLASSLLADGLAFAGQAILASAFARKDHSKAKATASRLLQLGLILGLLLGLLLGVGLHTGSRLFTEDQGVLHHIYVAIPVQLQYAES; encoded by the exons ATGGACCTGCTCGGCGTCTTCTTCCATGGCGCGAC GCTCGCGTTCGAGCGGGACGACCTCGGGAGGGAGATCATGGGGATCGCCGTGCCGGGCGCGCTCGCGCTCATGGCCGACCCGCTCGCGTCGCTCGTCGACACCGCCTTCATCGGCCGCATAG GTCCAGTAGAGATTGCAGCTGTGGGTGTATCTATTGTCGTGTTTAATCAGGTAACAAGAATTGCAGTGTTCCCCCTTGTGAGTGTCACAACATCATTTGTTGCAGAGGAAGATGCTACTTCCAGTGACAGAAACAAAGATGAAATAAGTGGCGAGAATGAACACAATGTTAGCGAAATGGATGAACTGATTACTCATGAAG AGAATAATGCCACATCCAGCAAATCGTCTTTCGAAACTGACTCAAGTGAGATCAATACTGAGCATAAGCGGAAAAAAATTCCATCAGTTTCTACAGCATTACTACTTGGTGGGGTGCTTGGTCTTGTTGAAACTCTGCTTCTTGTTTCCTGTGCAAAACCTATCTTAGACTTCATGGGTGTGAAAGCG GACACTGGAATGTTGAATCCTGCATTACAGTACTTGGTACTCAGATCTTTAGGTGCTCCTGCTGTTCTTTTATCTCTGGCAATGCAAGGGGTATTTCGTGGACTTAAAGATACAAGGACGCCTCTATATGCAACTG TGGCTGGAGATGCAATCAATATAGTTTTGGATCCAATATTTATGTTTGTGTTTCAGTATGGTGTCAGTGGTGCAGCAGTTGCTCATGTTATATCACA ATATTTCATTGCTGCCATACTCGTATGTAGACTACGCCTGCAAGTTGAACTACTGCCACCCAACTTGAAACATCTGCCGATTGGTCGGTTCCTTAAAAACG GTTCTCTGTTACTTGCCAGAGTTATTGCCGCAACATGCTGTGTAACACTATCTGCATCAATGGCTGCACGGCTAGGTCCAACTCAAATGGCTGCATTCCAGATTTGCTTGCAGATCTGGTTGGCATCTTCCCTTCTCGCTGATGGATTGGCTTTTGCTGGACAG GCTATACTTGCAAGTGCATTTGCTCGTAAGGACCATTCGAAGGCCAAGGCCACAGCTTCCCGCTTACTGCAG CTTGGATTGATCTTGGGGCTTCTCCTGGGCCTACTTCTAGGAGTTGGCCTCCATACAGGTTCGAGATTATTTACAGAAGACCAGGGTGTACTGCATCATATCTACGTGGCAATACCGGTACAGTTACAGTATGCCGAGTCCTAA